In Vespa crabro chromosome 13, iyVesCrab1.2, whole genome shotgun sequence, one DNA window encodes the following:
- the LOC124428886 gene encoding uncharacterized protein KIAA2013 homolog, with product MRTGGMLDAREFGKRIRRLIDVNYSYRKLLFFILICGGVLLYFGPQFAQWLFSTAREPIEAFEHHCMTERLSTFYFDAAEYNVNILHNPPLEKEHQYLPYIGNGVFGIPVSPEGWMYIKHGRALLLPIQWQPLVSHPLYENSFYSEATVTHFTTGIVHKYQCLREGYHLSFQYYAHRVLDAILVQDVKIVNPTSLSQEIPLKPLTAAHWANSRLETIKIQVDGFSHEYNLISGFIPLSDSNKVIVISIVYKDPPKVIQIKARSTIKLEFLTSIQYSEPVSSERYHIERDVTKRKAIDTLKKAIMQQQKSLKEEHVKVWQSYWSTGFRISDSKAAGAINGHKINSTMYLVLSQIPRGLVDVEKKIATNEGCYHGHHTLDAPKLWKDTSSIDSVNEIVDAWLLTLEKRSCHHLMVGGPPAVQQAIVLSLGGLRFTNQHLEFNIDPQYLHRDYLFRRISYGNVTHVNISVTVGEDNRAILGVALDKSDSVYFGCDAGCLDAPVSLSQTYTNFPVKLTKPLTAILYITSDYQHMQDLRNALHVHAVDDAPAHDHHVMALHKHGHQLGGLPTLFWISICFLIIVFHLFLCKLIMNEYYGHQDRQKVRYNKP from the exons ATGAGGACAGGTGGCATGCTGGATGCCCGTGAATTTGGAAAACGAATACGTCGTTTGATAGATGTTAATTACTCTTATcgtaaacttttattttttattcttatctgcGGCGGcgtacttttatattttggaCCACAATTTGCACAATGGCTCTTTTCTACAGCCAGAGAACCAATAGAAG cgTTCGAACATCATTGTATGACTGAAAGATTGtctactttttatttcgatgcagcagaatataatgtaaatatacttCATAATCCACCTTTGGAAAAAGAACATCAATACTTGCCATATATTGGTAATGGAGTATTTGGTATACCCGTCTCACCAGAGGGTTGGATGTATATTAAACATGGCAGAGCTTTATTATTACCTATACAATGGCAACCATTAGTTTCTCATCctttatatgaaaatagttTTTATAGTGAAGCTACTGTCACTCATTTCACGACTGGAATTGTTCATAAGTATCAATGTCTCAGAGAAGGTTATCACTTGAGTTTTCAATATTATGCTCATAGAGTTTTAGATGCAATATTAGTGCAGGATGTGAAAATTGTTAATCCTACATCACTTTCTCAAGAGATACCGTTGAAACCATTAACTGCTGCACATTGGGCTAATTCACGATTAGAAACtattaa GATACAAGTGGATGGTTTTAGTCATgagtataatttaatatctggATTCATTCCTCTATCTGACTCAAATAAAGTTATTGTAATATCCATAGTTTATAAAGATCCACCGAAAGTGATACAAATTAAAGCAAGGAGTACTATAAAACTTGAATTTCTTACAAGTATACAATACAGTGAACCAGTTTCATCAGAACGATATCATATTGAAAGAGATGTAACTAAAAGGAAAGCCATAGAC ACATTAAAAAAAGCAATAATGCAACAACAGAAAAgtttaaaagaagaacatGTAAAAGTATGGCAAAGTTATTGGTCTACTGGTTTTAGAATAAGTGATTCTAAAGCTGCAGGAGCTATTAATggtcataaaataaattctacaaTGTATTTGGTACTTTCTCAAATTCCACGAGGCCTTGtagatgtagaaaaaaaaattgcaactAACGAGGGTTGTTATCATGGTCATCACacatt agATGCTCCCAAATTATGGAAAGATACTTCATCAATTGATAGTGTAAATGAGATTGTCGATGCatggttattaacgttagaaaAACGAAGCTGTCATCATTTAATGGTAGGAGGCCCTCCAGCAGTACAGCAAGCTATTGTTTTAAGTCTTGGAGGCTTAAGATTTACCAATCAACATCTGGAGTTTAATATCGATCCGCAATATCTCCATCGAGATTACTTATTTAG acGAATAAGTTATGGTAACGTAACTCATGTAAATATATCAGTAACAGTAGGAGAAGATAATCGTGCAATTTTGGGAGTAGCCTTGGATAAAAGTGACAGCGTATATTTTGGATGCGATGCAGGTTGTTTAGATGCACCGGTTTCTTTAAGTCAAACTTATACCAATTTTCCGGTAAAATTAACTAAACCATTGACTGCTATACTTTATATAACATCTGATTATCAACACATGCAAGATTTACGAAATGCTTTACATGTTCATGCTGTAGACGATG CTCCAGCTCACGATCATCACGTAATGGCTTTACATAAGCATGGTCATCAACTTGGAGGTTTACCTACTCTTTTCTGGATTAGTATATGTTTTCTCAtcattgtttttcatttattccttTGTAAACTAATAATGAACGAATATTATGGTCATCAAGATCGACAAAAAGTACGATATAATAAACCTTAA